From a region of the Penaeus vannamei isolate JL-2024 chromosome 32, ASM4276789v1, whole genome shotgun sequence genome:
- the LOC113818743 gene encoding protein white isoform X2, which translates to MVFPTFFLPKKSGSDSSVAVGGEDQITYSWHNVNVYSNPRARSSRSLFSRKKQESSEKHILKDVTGICRPGELLAIMGASGAGKTTLLNVLTHRNNDKLRIVGDLFVNGHRVDPDSLTSRSAYVQQDDLFIGMLTVREQLVFQAMLRMDRHLTYDQRMGRVDEVISELGLMKCAETKIGVPGRIKGISGGEMKRLAFACEVLTNPPLMFCDEPTSGLDSFMAQNVVAVMKNMAERGKTIISTIHQPSSEVYAMFDRVLLMAEGRVAYLGEVDAAYQFFNRIGLPCPPNYNPADFFISTLAIQPGKEDSCRKAIAMICDEFAKSEEGINIGKAVLENSKDSDVNGYDSLADIEVKKSPYKASWLKQFRSVLWRSWLEVIREPMLIKVRFAQVMAIALLIGIIYFGQTLTQEGITNINGALFLLLTNMTFQNVFGVVSTFCAQLPIFLREHFNGMYRTDVYFLSKMIAEMPFHIIYPFAFVAIAYHMVGFTDDYVNFFISAGIVILVANSAISFGYMISCMSKNLSVALAIAAPLIIPLMLFGGFFLNSGSTPVYLTWLKYLSWFSYGNEALLLNQWQGVKSIPCNTNQTCFPNGQAVLSFLHYENGSITVNVFCLIALIIGYRILAFLALLTKTFRKQ; encoded by the exons ATGGTGTTTCCGACGTTCTTCTTGCCTAAGAAG agTGGCAGCGACTCCTCGGTGGCCGTGGGAGGCGAGGACCAGATCACCTACTCGTGGCACAACGTCAATGTCTACAGCAACCCGAGGGCGAGGTCCAGCAGGTCGCTCTTCAGCAGGAAGAAGCAGGAGTCGAGCGAGAAACACATTCTTAAAGATG tGACGGGCATCTGTCGTCCCGGCGAGCTGCTGGCCATCATGGGGGCGTCGGGCGCGGGCAAGACGACGCTGCTCAACGTGCTCACGCACCGCAACAACGACAAGCTGCGCATCGTCGGCGACCTCTTCGTCAACGGCCACCGCGTGGACCCCGACTCCCTCACCAGCCGCTCCGCCTACGTGCAGCAGGACGACCTCTTCATCGGCATGCTCACCGTCAGGGAGCAGCTGGTGTTCCAG GCGATGCTGCGAATGGACCGGCACCTAACGTACGACCAGCGAATGGGTCGTGTGGACGAGGTCATCAGTGAG CTCGGCCTGATGAAGTGTGCGGAGACGAAGATCGGAGTCCCGGGCAGGATCAAAGGAATAtctggaggagagatgaagaggctgGCCTTCGCGTGCGAG gTGCTGACGAACCCTCCCCTCATGTTCTGCGACGAGCCCACCTCCGGCCTGGACTCCTTCATGGCCCAGAACGTGGTGGCCGTCATGAAGAACATGGCCGAGCGGGGCAAGACCATCATCTCCACCATCCACCAGCCCAGCTCCGAGGTCTACGCCATGTTCGACCGCGTCCTCCTCATGGCAGAGGGACGGGTCGCTTACCTGGGCGAGGTCGACGCCGCCTACCAGTTCTTCAACAG gATCGGGCTGCCGTGTCCGCCCAACTACAACCCGGCCGACTTCTTCATCTCGACGCTGGCCATCCAGCCGGGCAAGGAGGACAGCTGCCGGAAGGCCATCGCCATGATCTGCGACGAGTTCGCCAAGTCCGAGGAGGGCATCAACATCGGGAAGGCCGTCCTCGAGAACTCCAAGGACTCGGAC GTAAACGGATACGACAGCCTGGCAGACATAGAAGTCAAGAAATCTCCTTATAAGGCATCGTGGCTCAAGCAGTTCAGGAGCGTGTTGTGGAGGTCATGGTTGGAGGTCATCAGGGAACCTATGCTTATCAAAGTCCGCTTCGCCCAGGTCATG gcCATCGCGCTCCTCATCGGGATCATCTACTTCGGACAGACTCTCACCCAGGAAGGAATCACCAACATCAACggcgctctctttctcctcctcaccaacATGACTTTCCAGAATGTCTTCGGGGTCGTCAGC aCATTCTGCGCCCAGCTGCCCATCTTCCTCCGAGAGCACTTCAACGGCATGTACCGCACCGACGTCTATTTCCTCTCCAAGATGATCGCCGAGATGCCCTTCCACATCATCTACCCGTTCGCCTTCGTCGCCATCGCCTACCACATGGTTGGCTTCACCGATGACTACGTGAACTTCTTCATTTCCGCCGGGATTGTCATTCTGGTGGCCAACAGCGCCATTTCCTTCG GTTACATGATTTCGTGCATGTCGAAGAATCTGAGCGTTGCCCTTGCAATTGCAGCGCCGTTGATCATTCCTCTTATGCTGTTTGGAGGATTCTTCTTGAACAGCGG CTCAACTCCCGTTTACCTGACGTGGCTGAAGTACCTCTCCTGGTTCAGTTACGGCAACGAGGCCCTCCTTCTGAACCAGTGGCAGGGCGTCAAGTCCATCCCCTGCAACACGAACCAGACTTGCTTCCCCAACGGCCAAGCGGTCCTGTCCTTCTTGCACTACGAAAACGGAAGCATCACGGTCAACGTGTTCTGTCTGATCGCCCTTATCATCGGCTATCGGATCCTGGCGTTCCTGGCTCTCCTCACCAAGACTTTTAGGAAACAGTAG
- the LOC113818743 gene encoding protein white isoform X1: MDEKQELLLGSNPRYSSLELRQSSTPSDRDSGGKINRQSDQSGSDSSVAVGGEDQITYSWHNVNVYSNPRARSSRSLFSRKKQESSEKHILKDVTGICRPGELLAIMGASGAGKTTLLNVLTHRNNDKLRIVGDLFVNGHRVDPDSLTSRSAYVQQDDLFIGMLTVREQLVFQAMLRMDRHLTYDQRMGRVDEVISELGLMKCAETKIGVPGRIKGISGGEMKRLAFACEVLTNPPLMFCDEPTSGLDSFMAQNVVAVMKNMAERGKTIISTIHQPSSEVYAMFDRVLLMAEGRVAYLGEVDAAYQFFNRIGLPCPPNYNPADFFISTLAIQPGKEDSCRKAIAMICDEFAKSEEGINIGKAVLENSKDSDVNGYDSLADIEVKKSPYKASWLKQFRSVLWRSWLEVIREPMLIKVRFAQVMAIALLIGIIYFGQTLTQEGITNINGALFLLLTNMTFQNVFGVVSTFCAQLPIFLREHFNGMYRTDVYFLSKMIAEMPFHIIYPFAFVAIAYHMVGFTDDYVNFFISAGIVILVANSAISFGYMISCMSKNLSVALAIAAPLIIPLMLFGGFFLNSGSTPVYLTWLKYLSWFSYGNEALLLNQWQGVKSIPCNTNQTCFPNGQAVLSFLHYENGSITVNVFCLIALIIGYRILAFLALLTKTFRKQ; this comes from the exons agTGGCAGCGACTCCTCGGTGGCCGTGGGAGGCGAGGACCAGATCACCTACTCGTGGCACAACGTCAATGTCTACAGCAACCCGAGGGCGAGGTCCAGCAGGTCGCTCTTCAGCAGGAAGAAGCAGGAGTCGAGCGAGAAACACATTCTTAAAGATG tGACGGGCATCTGTCGTCCCGGCGAGCTGCTGGCCATCATGGGGGCGTCGGGCGCGGGCAAGACGACGCTGCTCAACGTGCTCACGCACCGCAACAACGACAAGCTGCGCATCGTCGGCGACCTCTTCGTCAACGGCCACCGCGTGGACCCCGACTCCCTCACCAGCCGCTCCGCCTACGTGCAGCAGGACGACCTCTTCATCGGCATGCTCACCGTCAGGGAGCAGCTGGTGTTCCAG GCGATGCTGCGAATGGACCGGCACCTAACGTACGACCAGCGAATGGGTCGTGTGGACGAGGTCATCAGTGAG CTCGGCCTGATGAAGTGTGCGGAGACGAAGATCGGAGTCCCGGGCAGGATCAAAGGAATAtctggaggagagatgaagaggctgGCCTTCGCGTGCGAG gTGCTGACGAACCCTCCCCTCATGTTCTGCGACGAGCCCACCTCCGGCCTGGACTCCTTCATGGCCCAGAACGTGGTGGCCGTCATGAAGAACATGGCCGAGCGGGGCAAGACCATCATCTCCACCATCCACCAGCCCAGCTCCGAGGTCTACGCCATGTTCGACCGCGTCCTCCTCATGGCAGAGGGACGGGTCGCTTACCTGGGCGAGGTCGACGCCGCCTACCAGTTCTTCAACAG gATCGGGCTGCCGTGTCCGCCCAACTACAACCCGGCCGACTTCTTCATCTCGACGCTGGCCATCCAGCCGGGCAAGGAGGACAGCTGCCGGAAGGCCATCGCCATGATCTGCGACGAGTTCGCCAAGTCCGAGGAGGGCATCAACATCGGGAAGGCCGTCCTCGAGAACTCCAAGGACTCGGAC GTAAACGGATACGACAGCCTGGCAGACATAGAAGTCAAGAAATCTCCTTATAAGGCATCGTGGCTCAAGCAGTTCAGGAGCGTGTTGTGGAGGTCATGGTTGGAGGTCATCAGGGAACCTATGCTTATCAAAGTCCGCTTCGCCCAGGTCATG gcCATCGCGCTCCTCATCGGGATCATCTACTTCGGACAGACTCTCACCCAGGAAGGAATCACCAACATCAACggcgctctctttctcctcctcaccaacATGACTTTCCAGAATGTCTTCGGGGTCGTCAGC aCATTCTGCGCCCAGCTGCCCATCTTCCTCCGAGAGCACTTCAACGGCATGTACCGCACCGACGTCTATTTCCTCTCCAAGATGATCGCCGAGATGCCCTTCCACATCATCTACCCGTTCGCCTTCGTCGCCATCGCCTACCACATGGTTGGCTTCACCGATGACTACGTGAACTTCTTCATTTCCGCCGGGATTGTCATTCTGGTGGCCAACAGCGCCATTTCCTTCG GTTACATGATTTCGTGCATGTCGAAGAATCTGAGCGTTGCCCTTGCAATTGCAGCGCCGTTGATCATTCCTCTTATGCTGTTTGGAGGATTCTTCTTGAACAGCGG CTCAACTCCCGTTTACCTGACGTGGCTGAAGTACCTCTCCTGGTTCAGTTACGGCAACGAGGCCCTCCTTCTGAACCAGTGGCAGGGCGTCAAGTCCATCCCCTGCAACACGAACCAGACTTGCTTCCCCAACGGCCAAGCGGTCCTGTCCTTCTTGCACTACGAAAACGGAAGCATCACGGTCAACGTGTTCTGTCTGATCGCCCTTATCATCGGCTATCGGATCCTGGCGTTCCTGGCTCTCCTCACCAAGACTTTTAGGAAACAGTAG